In Glycine max cultivar Williams 82 chromosome 15, Glycine_max_v4.0, whole genome shotgun sequence, the DNA window TTTACATATACATTACAAAAtcacttaaaagttaaaactatatataaaatttaaacatgaaaaaagtATATGTTCGATTAATTTTCATCATCCATTAAGTATTTGATTAtctattgaattttgaaaaatagtagATAGATCGTTAATCATCTATAAAATCAAATGGATGGATTGATTTGTCAACCCTATTAATTGATTTGGTTGTTAATCCCCTTTGTAGCTGATAAACCATGGTGTTAGCTCATCCTTGCTCGAGAAAGTAAAGTTGGAGATTCAAGACTTCTTCAACCTTCCAATgtcagagaaaaaaaagttttggcAAACTCCACAGCATATGGAAGGATTTGGACAAGCATTTGTTGTGAGTGAAGATCAGAAACTTGATTGGGGTGATTTGTTCATTATGACCACTCTTCCAACACAATCGAGAATGCCTCACTTATTTCCACAACTCCCTCTTCCTTTCAGGTTCTACTACATTTTTATATGTTGTATTTTATGTTAGACTAAAATTTTTAACTGTGATATTacaaacttaaaaaagaaacataaattatACCTTCATGCATTGTCAtgaaaaaattgtcttgttttaGTTCTTTCAAACTCTCACATTCTCTAGTTGATATATCAAATGAATTGGAATTGATGAGCTCACATGTATTATATATAAGCATTTTACCATCAATGTATTCAGTAGTCATTACTATTCATTAGTAGTTATTATCATCTATTAGTAATCAATCAATTTGGCTTCTCAATTTCAAAACTAATGGAgtctttcatttttcaaaatgttgagaccaaaattattatattttaaatgacaAAAATCACACACTATCTAGACATCTTTTGTTTTCCGTGTTTATATATCAACTTGTTTTCAAGACTTTTAGAATGGctagtaaaaagtaaaaagctCACACGCATGAGCTTGGGCATTTGTTGATTTGTTCCTCTTGTGCAAGAGATAATAAATGACCCTTGCAAGATTTCCACTTAATTtgtgatttatttaaattatcttttagatattattttgaatttaaaatttaagatcaAAGCTTACATAAAAACGTTGGTTTTAATGTGCCTGTTTTTTAGTTTCATTGGACTTTCTCTCTATTAATCTCTGGGTCAGTTCTGTTGCCTCTGTTTAACGTgagattttgttttctttagagGCTTGTATGAGATACCACGGCAATATAACTCTTGTAGGACAATGATTATATATGTGCATCATGAAGCCATTCTTTATCAGCTTCATGaactacaatatatatatatatatatatgtgtgtgtgtgtggcacATGTGTGTGTCTCAGAGAGCTTGCATGCTTACTAATTAATTGCTTTTTGTCATAATGTAGAGACACTCTAGAACTTTActcacacaaaatgaaaaatctagCCATGGTAATTATTGGCCATATGGGAAAAGCTTTGAATatagaagaaatgaaaataagagaGTTATTTGAAGATGGGATACAATTGATGAGGATGAATTATTACCCACCATCTCCTCAACCTGAAAAGGTTATTGGACTCACAAATCATTCAGATGCAACAGCTCTCACTATCCTCTTACAAGTCAATGAAGTAGAAGGGCTACAGATAAGGAAAGATGACATGTGGGTTCCAGTTAGGCCCATGCCAAACGCCTTTGTCGTTAATGTTGGGGATATCTTGGAGGTAAAATAATCCatattcattgtgtttaacttaatattatttgtagtttttcttttttaaatttagaaattcttccaattttttttaaaaaaaaattggacttttatatattaaaaattttgattttttttaaaaaaaagtgttttttaaatttaatattatgttgGGCACTTGTAGTAGAGAGAATATAAGTTCAAAAAAGTTAGATCAAGACTACCTTACGTGGGCACTTGTAGTAGTAGAGAGAATATAATTTCAAGAGGCCTTTACAAAAATTTTTGGAAGggcatatttttaatataacttattgttttagcttttaaaactgtaaaatcttttatatattaaattttagagaaaaaagattcctgtttttttagaataaatactTAAAGTAAATACTATTTGCTTTatcaaaaaaaatactaataactaTATTAAGCAATAACGAGAAgaaaatcatattattatttcttgCCGATGGAAATTCATAGTTATTATGCATGGGATAAAATTGATTTGGTAAGTTATAGCAATAATTTAAAGATGAGTTTGTGAAGGGATAACACTTGTTATATTGACAATgaatttgttttaaagttacttaaaaaattaaaaaaaacgatATATATTACCTAAATATTAATCTAAAGTTAATATTAATGATGTAATTTTTGGGAGGGGTTTAAGTGACATATTCTTATTCA includes these proteins:
- the LOC100802304 gene encoding protein SRG1 encodes the protein MGQIFCSLHSIYDYDSRWCFRQIKAMEEFFNPLGTSLLVPSVQELAKQNLSTVPHRYIQPQNEEAISIPEIPIIDMQSLLSVESCSSELAKLHLACKEWGFFQLINHGVSSSLLEKVKLEIQDFFNLPMSEKKKFWQTPQHMEGFGQAFVVSEDQKLDWGDLFIMTTLPTQSRMPHLFPQLPLPFRDTLELYSHKMKNLAMVIIGHMGKALNIEEMKIRELFEDGIQLMRMNYYPPSPQPEKVIGLTNHSDATALTILLQVNEVEGLQIRKDDMWVPVRPMPNAFVVNVGDILEINTNGTYRSIEHRATVNSEKERLSIATFYSPRQDGVIGPWPSLITKQTPAQFKRIGVKEYFKNFFARKLEGKSNRDALRIEHHN